TGAATGGTGATAAAAAGACCTCTCGGCCGTCGGAACAGCAAGCCAAACCTTTGACAAGCTAAACCGACAGTCGGCGTGTATACTATTGGCATATATTTCTCTATGTTTTCCGACAAAAGACGGTAATACAACTTTTCATTTCTATCCTACAagaacgtttttttatttaatatgagaaACAGAGTTCGTAATTGGAGTTTGAATTTCAGAAACATGTGGAAGTTggaagttttataataaaactttttaatattctttcatCATTCATGTAATACTCTCTGAATTACAAGCGTGTGTTATCTATATTTACTAGTCTCTACATTCACTTGATTTTGAGCTCTTCATTTGCAATCATCGGTGTTATAAACAACCTTAGTATTTTAGAAACTTTCGTTAAATAATCTACtaaaaaaattttcaaataaaaacctGTAACTCGACCagataaatgtatttgttcAAACTGTGTTCATAATTGTCCAGAGATAATCTGCACATTTCCACCTGTTCCTCTTGTGTCTTCACCACGGGCGGTAAGAGGCCCATTATACCCAGAGCCTGACGTTCGCCTATCGTAAATGCTACGCCCTATGACggtagtttaatattattgttaccttaatatttattacaagaattaaaaaaagaattatcaGCAAAGATAATATAGTTAAGACCAAACCTAATTATCGCGACAAGATATATTCTGCCACTTacagtatttaaaaagttgtagTAAGGTAGTTCTAAAATTCTCTGCATTTTAAACATTCATCCTACCTTGTTAATTCGGGAATCCCCTAAATGATCTACACCTCTTGTCATATTCAAAGAAATCGTGTCTCCACAAATGGTATTAATTTCACGAAGTTGAATATATCTAAGCTTTATCAATAAGGATTTTCTAGGACGATACAGCGTGTAGAATCTTTTCAGAACTTTTATTGTATACCTAAAAACAATACTGATGTAAAGCAATTGACAGCATATTTTGGTTTTGTTTTACCGAAATGGACACATttatgtgaataaaaaaagaaaaatgaacaCTCTTACGGTATTTGTGGAACGAAAGAAATCattttggtaaaaataaaatccattgcatcaaaaacataattaaaacatttaaaaagcgAAATTCTGTCTTGATATATTCCTCTATGCTTGATATCTTCGTGTCACATTTgacgtaaaataataatagatatatgAACAGGTGAGAGGCGTTACGTTTAGTTCTGTCTAAAATCTGTAAAACCTACATGGCCATAGAAAAttgcataaaagaaaaataataatgacagCGACAGTACGAAATGCGAAAAGGATCTACACCTTTGACAccttttgacattgacagagcgctagtgagctatcataatttagtttaacttttGCCCATTGGTTAAGATATGTGGCCCGGCGAGGCGCTACTATCGCAGTTGGTTGGGTCTgtcagaatatatataaaaactacttggacccagaaaataaaataaaaatggcaaGACAGCTCTGTGGCTGTACTGTTACAAAGATGAACTTCAATTTATGTTGTTGATCGCGTTAGACTGAGACTAGAGGatatttgtacaataattaaaaggcACAATATTTTGAACATGTTTAATTAGTAACATCAATTGTAGTCAACGATTTATTCTATAGATCATAACATACACAATAACTTACGTCAGAACGAACTCATAGaacaaaaatgacaaattataGCACAACATTAATTGACCTGTAAGAAAATTACTTAACATATAACTCAAACAAAGTATGTTATTAATGAAATCGAAGCAAAATTGACAGCATTTGTGTGAAAATGTTAACATATTGACGCACACAAAATTAGAACACAAAAAACAgaaattgaacattttttttacatttcgtcACATAATAATACCTAAAAAATTGGTGTCTCCAGATTGTTGCtggtactaaaataaaataaaaataaaacacaaaccTTTCCCCAATAATTGgggaaaaaattacattagaaaTGGGGAAATTAATACATCTGGCGACACCGCCTAACATCGTCACAGCAACTGAAATCACTTTGTACCAATAGATACATGTCttatgtaacataaattaCTATAGTCATAAAATACTCAAAGTATATATCATACTTTTCGCTCAGCGAAAATAATTTctctatctattaataaagaataCTGAAATGAAAACACAATCTTTCGAATCgaaaagacatttttaaatcgattttGCTAATCGATATAAAGATCAACTATTTATCACAAAATGTACATAACATAAATCGATTCTCgataaatgcattttatttaaattaatgcaaTACTTCAagatacaatacaaatatataccaTATAAAGCATCAGTAgccaatttaaaatgaaaactttgtaaaaagcatgcattaaaaataataaataatagataaataagaaaatagataaaaaaatgtaaactgaCATTCAGaggtttataatattttcaaatataatattaagctgtttgttttttgtaaaggtATTTACGATTACGTActtcaaatatttgtgaatattacaaaaaaagtaaatctgttgttgttttttcCTCTCATCATATTGTCATTTAATGAGGTATTTAACTAATTcaacattatttgtaataaaaggaTATTGAATTCAGTTATTACTTAGTTTTTAAGATAgatcaaaaattattctatttgcgctcttaaaatatttttctaaatgtctttatttaaacacattttactgtgtatttaatacttattgtggtataatacaataataatacataagtTGATGTTTAGATGTAATGCTGTGGTGACTAGATGATTTTTcaacaatttcaaaataccgaaataaaaaaaaacacgaaattgaaggtgaaaaaaaaaatattaaagcgcTCACTCACTGTCTAAATAAGTTAGAAATTATAagaaactgtttaaaaaactAAGATAAAACATGTAATGTTTCGGCAGTAGAAACTCGTTAACTTACAAGGTTATCGTCATtagtaattgttaaaaaaatattacaacctTTCTTTGCAAATAGGAAAAAGTTTTTCAAACACACAAGAAATactgaaattaacaaaacgaTTGTTAgaataagtataaaaacattCCATAAAACAGAATGCCAACAAATAATGCTGAAAAGGCAACTAAAGTAATTCTAGTCAATAAAATGACATCTCCAGTGTTGCCAGTTTttatatccaaataaataGTGATGTAGTAGaatcgattttttataaaaattaatcgagattaaatttttttattcaaaatcaaaTTGCCTTTATCACTATTGTAGCggcttacttttttttttgtaacagtGACAGTTGCACTTGTCATTTTATTGACTGGAATATATAATCGtatatagttaatattttgtcaCGATGAAtaattctatatatttaaaaatttgtgaaACACTACCCACTATaaacacacacacagacaTATAAGTGAACACTAAGGACTACatccaaaattttatatatttaaattttaaatactgaaGAATCTTCATATGGATTTACGACCATTATTCACGTTATATGTGAAAATACATAAAGTATTTAAGAACTATGAAATATGAGATAAACAGTATAATGTTAAAGATAAGGGCCTtacgaatttttattttgttaatcatttctatattatttagtagttgtagtattttatagtaataaaaatgtataaaatggacaatatttgaatttacctTATCGAGTCTACTTATGCCTGTTAAACTTTTGAATCACATAAGTAGAAttacttaagtaaaaaattaaaagttattgaatttttatattgatagaCCCttctctaaaaaaaatacattaagaaATAGATTTggatgtaaatattattttaaataaaaaaaatattaccataatTAATATATCTCAAGTGAcctcagaaaaaaaaattaaatttaaacattaaaaaaaattcaatcatATTGTAatacgtaaatatatatttaattgatctTATTTAAGTgatcaagttaaaaaaaatcgatagtCCAGATTGTCATTTTTATGGCAACACTGATTAAGTAATggtgtaataatttatctgtcataattttaagtttaaatatttttgggtACAGGTTGTATTGGTCTTACGTTAAACTTCTCTTCTGGTTTCCAGCCCCAGACCACAGGCATAGAGCTCTCATAGTTAAAGTTGTACATTTGGTTTTCCACGTGTTTCGATATATCTTTCGGCTCCGGATAAACTGAAGCTagacctaaaaaaaatataaaaaaaaattcatatagttattttactttatcatttgatattaattgtaactaaagttaaacaaaataatataacttgaTTGTCTAATCTAAAATTACATTGAAGATAGTAattacaagatatttttactttaaaggaatattgaaatatatataaaaatataggaattaaataaagtatttagtaCTTAAAACAGAATATACatacaatgataaaaaaaaaaaacatttattactgtCAACACTAAAcaacatattgtattttatagatttcTATTAACAACTACGATTTTAGTtccaaataacaaaatatttattcaaattgaatGCAAACGGAAAAAGCGaactattgtaaaatttttaatcaactTGTTTGAACCATTCATCTTTATAATGGACTACATTTctgtgattaaaaaaaataaaaaacttaaaaaagaaattgaacaAACCATTGAAATTTtccaatattgatttttattcattttataccTGCGCATAacgagaaataaatataataaatcaaacaaaaagaactactattaaaaaattaattaaatcataataaatataaaaaaaatttgaaaaaaaaaacttgaagtGTTGAACAAATAGCCTATACTTAGAAGAAATAAGctagaaaaaaatggttgtgatttttgaaaacaaatttttctttGGAAAATTTcagttaaacttaaaaaaaatagtatacattCCTGAAAtttgtatacataaatattagcaataaaaaatctaatttaaaaaatacacttaCCCTCATCGTAAGCCATCTTAGCAACCTCTATCGCGATAGAGAGAGAGACATCTTTCACCTCGGCCAGCGAGGGATAGATACGACCGATAGATAGATCTGCTTCACTCACGTAATTAGCTAAagtctataaatataaagtcatcattaaaaatacataattatgagATACAccatcaaaaaaattaaaaaagcattgtaacaaaatttgtcTGAAACATAGTTggaattttatacattaaccTTCTtacttaaatacaatataaaaaaatacatttttaactaaattccAAAACGAAGGctttaatcttaattttaaaattaaaattaatattttaaattttttctttaatataatgtaaaatttaatttaatttttactataaatttaatgtaaaattcaatttaatttttacaattaatttaatgtaaaatttaatttattttttactattaactaactgtaaaatctaatttaatttaaaagcaattaaaattaatctaattccacatttaaagtcatttacattcaattaatcttactaCGGATGAATGTTgcttatctccagaacggctggatggatcttaataaaaattggcttaaatatagaacataatctggaaggaCAAATAGgctaataagatttttttttaattccgcactgATAGAGTTacaggcgatagctagtataaaCTCACTCTGGCAGCAGTCAGGAACATAGTCTCGGGTATGTGATGTGTGGCTGTGGCAATAACTCCGAGTGCAATACCGGGGAAGATGTAGGAGTTGTTACCCTGCCCAGTGTGGTATTCCTTGCCGTTGTACTTCACCGGCGGGAAAGGGGACCCCGAAGCGAAAATACAACGACCCTGGATAGTAAAATGagaccaatattataaatgcgaatgtttgttatGGATGTTTTTTCtgatggtatctccagaacctctgaatggatcttgatgaaattcggcacaaatctagagcatagtctggaagaacacataggctagtcGGTGagtgattttttattaccgcgcgtacagagtcgcgggcgacagctagtaaatgtttataactaAGTATTTCCAAAACGGAGAaatggatctagatgaaatttggtatagatgtagaacacagtctggagaACACATGCCTATAGTCCCGGAAATTAATACGGTTTCCATGGGATACATCTGATGAACATGTTTACTCGATAGCTTTACAACAGTTCAACatttcttattgaaatttgacacaggtatagaatatagtttctaataaaacatCGTAATAATCAAcctgtttttttaactacacGAAAACGAAGTTGCCTAATCTATAGTATCTCTGTTCCAATTTCATACAAATCCATTTAACCTTTTGGAGGTTATTTCTAATAAGTATCCGAACAAACTTATACAATTATTGATTTGCAAGACTGTTGAATTGAACTAAAACTTTATCTAACGTTcgctacaaaaaaaaatatgatgaaGTGGTTTTATCTGTAAAGTGATGTTGTAAACTAACCTCAGTGTGATCGTAGGCATCCTGTGCGGTGCACTCCGCCTTGCTGGTGGGGTTAGACAGTGCGAAGATGACCGGCCTCTCGATGTTCTTTGCCATCTGCTGCAGAACATTCGGTGTGAATGCTCCACCAACAGTCGAACAACCTGAAacgtttaacaaataatattaattaaaaaaaaacatgaatggATTCGAATGTTAGGCTGTTAAAGGGACAGATGAAGAGAGTACATGTGGTtgaaatgcgaatgttaagatggatgtatggTGTAACAAGAGTGGATAGGATACGAAATGAGTATATTAGAGGAAGTCTGAAAGTAGCACCGGTAATAGAAAAATAgagaagtaaaaggttagcgtggtatggacatgttatgaggagggaagaatcgTATGTGacaaagagaacgttaagtatgagtgtggaggtacacctgtagaggtaggcctaatatgataaatgcgaatgtttggatggatggacgtttgtttgaaggtatctccggaatggctttgatgaaatttgggacagatgtagaacatagtctggaagaacacataggctacttatgcgttttttttttattccgggTGGACGGCGTCGGGGGACAGCTAGTacgctatatttattactagatttgtttttaattatgtcgCGAGCAATTACTAGTTGGTTATAAATAATCTCAATATGAAATCTAAaaagcaaaatttattttatttgaaatatcaatcagtattgaatttcatatattGTAAACAAGTTGGTAAACAAAGGCAAATAAATAACTAGTCTATCAGTTCCAAGGTCATGTCtttcattcataaaatattgaaattaccttcataattaattactcAATAAAACATCGACTgacaacaataaatatatcaatataaatttcacAACGAAACATATTTATCATCGTACTAATGTTTGCTTGGTTACTAATATGATAAGTCATGGCAAATACTTTCAATAATAAACCACTCGAATAACTGCTCATTCTGTAAACTTTTCATGTTGGCCCGACTTGTGGGTTTTCACTAACAAAAAGcttgtataaaaatcttttcatCCACACATTCGTATCAATAGTTACATGTATAAACCTTTTCGTATACAAGGATACTTGAATCTCCGAAACGTACACACTACATTGAATCGTCGACGGGAGTCGTCTACTCgatcaatacaaaaataaagactACATGTCATCTTTATAGATTTGCTCCACCATCTTGAAAATTCCATCGACTTATCCGACAACGGTCTCGACATACAAGTTGCGAACGACTGTTTTTAACGACTAAAGAAAAATGTCGCCGACGCAGCCTGTGTACGAAACTATATTacattgtattgcgtaagtcgcttagcgactaaacCCGGCaagtttcaaagatttacgttACATTGTAAAAGGGCCTTAATGAAGGTTTCAATtgcttttttagttttttttttttcaaaattaaatattaaattgcataaaaaacctaaagttataatttagaataccCACCAATAAGACAACTGGGCTTGATCTTGGCAACGCAAGCCTCAAAGTCTTTCTCCGGTTCTATATCTTTGCCAAAAGCTTTCGCATGCTCTGGTACTCCGCCCTCCCGTCTCGTGGACAGAAGACCGTCCACATCAAACATGTACACTCGCTCCCTCGCCTGTCTCTCTGTCAGACCTTCCGACATCATAGCCGCCACTGTCAAGTTAGCGATGCCATTGGAAGCCTGAAAAGAACATTTCATTTactaatctatctatatatataaaagaaagtcgtgttagttacactatttataactcaagaacggctgaatcgatttgactgaaaattggtgggcaggtagcttagaaccaggaaacggacataggataatttttaccccgttttctattttttattccgcgcggacggagtcgcgggtaaaagctagtagttcATAAGAAACGGAATTCTTACCATGATTAAGCTgtaaacagtttaaaaaccacgaaagtttaaagtatAACATGAGAGTATCAATGAGTAAACAATTACAACTGTCTAGTCTAGGGAAAGGACATTTAAATTCCATAATTTACTCACAGACCCCGCTCCTAGGAAGAGGTATATATTCTCGCTGAGTTTCCGTTTAGTGACCCTGACTGCGGCCATGAGACCGGCCACGGCCACGCTCGCTGTGCCCTGGATGTCGTCGTTGAATGTGCAGTATCTGTTCCTGTACTTCTGGAGTAAACGTCCCGCGTTTATTAGAGCAAAGTCTTCGaactgtaaaaataatcaatacggtcaaaaatagagatagaatTCAATAAAGCCATCTTTTTTATCAcactactttttaattacttaaattaatttaaaaaacaacattttaatctACGCTTAATATCGCACTCACAGTAATTAAATGACCACTAAAGGCTTAGATTTAGTTTTTAGTATCTACATTGGTGTCTGAATTTTTTAACCATTTGAGTCCGAATGCAGATAAACCACAATTCATGTTTTCTTAATGAATTACGACGGAAACCCAAATTGTGCTAGTTTTATCCCCTTATAGATTGAATCTTTCCGTCCATTATCGCTAACAGGCGTAACTGCAAATGACAGATGTCAGAAACTGTTCCCGTcctactttaaattattgcaaTACATCTTTACGACaatcttgatttaaaaataaagacaacatCCTATATACATGTAAAAAAGGTGTAATAAAGGGTGCGATATTTTTCCCTTCTAGGGCAGATTGAATCCATACAAACAATCGGACCAAGATATTTTTGGTTATATAGACTCAATCAAACCAATAAAAAACCCTTTGGGCCGATCGACCTACTGATCAATCCACAAAACCAAAAGAAAAATCCCTTTATGaaaagtatatttcattacgatcAAAGCCAAAATGAAGTACACAGAAGTATCTCAAATTCCATACACGGCCAAATACATCCTATTTCtgtttttcagttatttttactCACCTGTAGCAATGTGTTCTGTCCGTATCTCTGTACACACGCCTCCATGAATTCGTCAATAAACTCATCGTATTCCTTCCCTCTTGTACGCCGTTGTCGCAGTCCGATGTACAGGGGATCTTCCAACAGATCCTGTTGAACAAAACTCAATCTTATCTCATCATACTTAAGGTATGTTTTACCTTTGATAACCAGAATCATTGCACCTTTAAGTATCTACTATAGATATTTCCATGTactctaaaatatattatttcttatttctttgtttattattttctaaaacgACTATGTAAAGCGACAAGTCAATCCATATATTCTGACATGAATCCTTACATTAATTGACTTGATTCATAGTGTTTGTTACAACAAGGTTGTCGCGATTGTCAATTCAACTGTCAAATTGTCATTGTCAGTGACCATGTCAATGAACTGGAACATACCTGATTGTCAGTTCCAACATCGAGAGTGATCGGCAAACACTGGTGGGGTTTGATACCGGCAAGGGCGGTGTATAGCGAGAGCTTGCCGACTGGGATGCCCATACCGTACGCCCCCAAGTCACCTAGACCCAAGATCCGTTCACCGTCGGTGAAGACTATCGCTCTTACATCAGGCTCGGGCCTACAAATACATCACTAGTTGCTCTAACTTGCTACCAGGTATTTAGCAATAGTAAATATGCAATATAGTAATCCAATTAGTAACCGGATAAATGGACACTGGAGTGGAAAAAAGACAAAAGCGTAGAACAGCTTTTTGTGGTAATAGCTAAAATGTCAATCAAGTTAAAACGTGAAATAACTTACCAATTCttcaatatgttaaatatatgtcCTTTATCATTGATAGTGATAAAGAGACCTCTAGGCCTTCTGTATATAAGGCCGAATCTCTGACACGCCAGACCGACGGTCGGAGTATAAACGATTGGCAAATATTTCTCCACATTCTCTGATAAAAGTCTAAAGAATAACTTCTCATTTCTGTCCTGCAATAATTCATTATCACTGTAAGTACGATAGCACTATTAAATAACTACTTATTACATAAGCCAAATCTACCAAAAAGtcgaagtatttaaaattatatattgaatcaaatcaaaaCAGAATTACTTTGCGAAATTAATAttgcaaataataatgtaacatgCGGCAGTAAACtttaacgaaattaaaattgattaatagTACTTGGGTACAACAAAGTAAGCATGGATAATAAACCAGCCTGTTATAAAAACCAATATAAATaagctattaatttttaatacataattataatattaaacaatgcataaattttaagtttctatatatacatatacacgactatatatatacaactacggctatatataacaaaatgcGTTAAAGCAATGAAGTTTATAATGACTGAATAAATCTAGACGTCGCAACCATAATTGACCTATGTAAAGTTTCATCACCAggtcactatacgtccccactgaggtactcggagcctaccctatatagaggtgactaggccttagtcaaTCACTGGGCCATAGTACGGGTTGGTTGCTTTACATAACTTCGAATAAACACGatagtacatggcgggattcgaacccagtacctgcagattgcaagtcaattgcttaacccctgagccacgaCGCTCATGTAAAGTTTACCTCTGTCAAACTGAACATAATGAAAACTCTATTagaaaaaaacctaatatgtagtaataaagaaaagatttttatttccttcCAAAATTGTCTTGTTTAAACCCTATCAATTCAAAGCGGATAATCTTTCCTTCGAGGggaaatattaggtccttacatatgaaattggcgtttttcgtactggccactttaatcacgaatttctcctctttggtaaggaattccaaattcaaatttgtacagctatagactcatgtatttgtggttcgatgaccgtcattcatttgttttttttcttctgtttttttctgtttgcgtcactcatttaaaaaaatggaaaacttaaaatatcgcattatttacgagtacgagttccgccgtggcactagtgctccggaaacgactcgaagggtgaatgatgtgtatggcggtcgtgttgcaaaagaaaacacagttcgtttttggttccaacgttttcgttctggaaatttcgatctgcagaacaagccccgtggacggcctgagactcaagttgata
Above is a genomic segment from Papilio machaon chromosome 9, ilPapMach1.1, whole genome shotgun sequence containing:
- the LOC106718683 gene encoding NADP-dependent malic enzyme, whose product is MFSCVPRSLKCCTNIGPKRALPYALTNTPVFLDPSVPQCRTYHEVTGNIICPNMVRGIDHLRDPRLNKGLAFTLEERQALGIHGLLAAKFKTQEEQLDICRISIDRYEDNLNKYLYLVELQDRNEKLFFRLLSENVEKYLPIVYTPTVGLACQRFGLIYRRPRGLFITINDKGHIFNILKNWPEPDVRAIVFTDGERILGLGDLGAYGMGIPVGKLSLYTALAGIKPHQCLPITLDVGTDNQDLLEDPLYIGLRQRRTRGKEYDEFIDEFMEACVQRYGQNTLLQFEDFALINAGRLLQKYRNRYCTFNDDIQGTASVAVAGLMAAVRVTKRKLSENIYLFLGAGSASNGIANLTVAAMMSEGLTERQARERVYMFDVDGLLSTRREGGVPEHAKAFGKDIEPEKDFEACVAKIKPSCLIGCSTVGGAFTPNVLQQMAKNIERPVIFALSNPTSKAECTAQDAYDHTEGRCIFASGSPFPPVKYNGKEYHTGQGNNSYIFPGIALGVIATATHHIPETMFLTAARTLANYVSEADLSIGRIYPSLAEVKDVSLSIAIEVAKMAYDEGLASVYPEPKDISKHVENQMYNFNYESSMPVVWGWKPEEKFNVRPIQPVPKNI